A section of the Agrococcus sp. SGAir0287 genome encodes:
- a CDS encoding hydroxymethylglutaryl-CoA lyase codes for MSVRDVGLPERAPMPGAPDTVTIWEVAPRDGLQAEAVALDVDDRIRAVRMLAAAGLPVVEVGSFVRADRVPQMAHSDAVLAGVADLGIRTPVLTPNLHGYHAARAAGARDVAVFLSVTETFSRENLGAGRAQMEAAAREVVAHARADGVRVRGYLSMVFGDPWEGHVPVSDVTRVATLLHEWGVDEVSLGDTIGVATPGQVRGVVDAVVAGGVPLASIALHMHDTYGTALANVLAGLEAGVRTFDASAAGVGGCPFARSATGNLATDDLVWMLDGMGVHTGVDLDALTDASAWLSTALARPTPSRVARALSAKEHA; via the coding sequence ATGAGCGTCCGCGACGTCGGGCTGCCCGAGCGCGCTCCGATGCCCGGCGCCCCCGACACCGTCACGATCTGGGAGGTCGCGCCGCGCGACGGCCTGCAGGCGGAGGCCGTCGCGCTCGACGTCGACGATCGCATCCGCGCCGTGCGCATGCTCGCCGCCGCGGGCCTGCCCGTCGTCGAGGTCGGCTCGTTCGTGCGCGCCGATCGCGTGCCGCAGATGGCGCACTCGGATGCCGTGCTCGCGGGCGTCGCGGACCTCGGCATCCGCACGCCCGTGCTCACGCCCAACCTGCACGGCTACCACGCGGCGCGGGCCGCGGGAGCGCGGGACGTCGCCGTCTTCCTCAGCGTGACCGAGACCTTCAGCCGCGAGAACCTCGGCGCCGGTCGCGCCCAGATGGAGGCCGCGGCCCGCGAGGTCGTCGCGCATGCCCGGGCCGACGGCGTGCGCGTGCGAGGGTATCTGTCGATGGTCTTCGGCGACCCGTGGGAGGGACACGTGCCGGTCTCGGACGTGACCCGGGTCGCGACGCTGCTGCACGAGTGGGGCGTCGACGAGGTGTCGCTCGGCGACACGATCGGCGTCGCGACGCCCGGCCAGGTCCGCGGCGTCGTCGACGCCGTGGTCGCGGGCGGCGTGCCGCTGGCATCCATCGCCCTCCACATGCACGACACGTACGGCACGGCGCTCGCCAACGTGCTCGCCGGCCTCGAGGCCGGCGTGCGCACGTTCGACGCGTCCGCCGCCGGCGTGGGCGGCTGCCCCTTCGCGCGCAGCGCCACGGGAAACCTCGCCACCGACGACCTCGTGTGGATGCTGGACGGGATGGGGGTCCACACGGGCGTGGACCTCGACGCCCTCACCGATGCGAGCGCGTGGCTGTCCACGGCGCTCGCCCGACCCACGCCGTCGCGCGTCGCCCGCGCGCTGTCGGCGAAGGAGCACGCATGA
- a CDS encoding hydroxymethylglutaryl-CoA reductase, degradative has protein sequence MARTSRLSGLRSLAPHERRARVADETGADLGAFEHGGIALDQADRMVEHAIGTIGIPVGVATNLIVDGREVLVPMATEEPSVIAAASNVARMARPLGGFTTTTTGPIMQAQVQLLDVADVHAARARILEREAEVLDLANAQDPRLVEHGGGARRLDARIIHGSGRTHLVVHLVVDVRDAMGANAVNTMAEATAPLLASIAEGRHLLRILTNKADLRLARARVRIRPEDVGGAQVVADMLEAGALAHDDPYRAATHNKGIMNGVTAVVLATGNDTRAVEAGAHAHAARDGQYRSLSTWERDADGNLAATLELPMPVGLVGGATRSHPAAQAAVRMLGVETADELARIVVAVGLAQNIGAVRALSAEGIQRGHMGLHARNVAVSAGAAGDEVDALAARLVATGAVRVDAAERELAELRAGR, from the coding sequence GTGGCACGCACCTCCCGCCTCAGCGGGCTCCGCTCGCTCGCACCGCACGAGCGTCGAGCCCGCGTCGCCGACGAGACCGGCGCCGACCTGGGCGCCTTCGAGCACGGCGGCATCGCCCTCGACCAGGCCGACCGCATGGTCGAGCACGCGATCGGCACGATCGGCATCCCCGTCGGCGTCGCGACGAACCTCATCGTCGACGGCCGCGAGGTGCTCGTGCCGATGGCCACCGAGGAGCCCTCCGTCATCGCGGCGGCGAGCAACGTCGCCCGCATGGCGCGGCCGCTCGGCGGCTTCACGACCACGACGACCGGCCCGATCATGCAGGCGCAGGTGCAGCTGCTCGACGTCGCCGACGTCCACGCCGCCCGCGCCCGCATCCTCGAGCGCGAGGCGGAGGTGCTCGATCTCGCGAACGCGCAGGACCCGCGGCTCGTCGAGCACGGCGGCGGCGCCCGCCGGCTCGACGCGCGCATCATCCACGGCTCGGGACGCACGCACCTCGTCGTGCACCTCGTCGTCGACGTGCGCGACGCCATGGGCGCGAACGCCGTGAACACGATGGCCGAGGCGACCGCGCCGCTGCTCGCGAGCATCGCCGAAGGACGGCATCTGCTGCGCATCCTCACGAACAAGGCCGACCTTCGCCTCGCCCGCGCACGCGTGCGCATCCGCCCGGAGGACGTCGGCGGTGCGCAGGTCGTCGCCGACATGCTCGAGGCCGGCGCGCTCGCGCACGACGACCCGTACCGGGCGGCGACGCACAACAAGGGCATCATGAACGGCGTCACGGCCGTCGTGCTCGCCACGGGCAACGACACCCGAGCCGTCGAGGCCGGGGCCCACGCGCACGCGGCCCGCGACGGGCAGTACCGCTCGCTGTCGACGTGGGAGCGGGATGCCGACGGCAACCTCGCCGCGACGCTCGAGCTGCCGATGCCCGTCGGCCTCGTCGGCGGGGCGACCCGCAGCCATCCCGCCGCGCAGGCCGCGGTGCGCATGCTCGGCGTCGAGACCGCCGACGAGCTCGCGCGCATCGTCGTGGCCGTGGGCCTCGCGCAGAACATCGGTGCCGTTCGCGCGCTGTCGGCCGAGGGCATCCAGCGCGGTCACATGGGCCTGCACGCCCGCAACGTCGCCGTGTCGGCCGGCGCGGCCGGCGACGAGGTCGATGCGCTCGCCGCCCGGCTCGTCGCGACCGGCGCCGTGCGCGTCGACGCCGCCGAGCGCGAGCTCGCCGAGCTGCGAGCCGGCCGATGA
- a CDS encoding sugar porter family MFS transporter, with translation MASDGHSRINARVVGIAIAAALGGFLFGFDTAVINGAVDALAGEFALDAAIKGFAVSSALLGCVAGAWFAGQIANRFGRIPVMLVAAVLFLASSIGSGLAFGVVDLIVWRVIGGLGVGAASVIAPAYIAEVSPAHVRGRLGSLQQLAIVLGIFAALLSNAALAAGASGAAGQLWFGLPAWRWMFMAEAIPAVIYGIMAIRLPESPRFLVARGDVDKASQVLLDFTGEPDVNLRIQQIRTSLEREDRESLRDLLGSRLGLKPIVWVGILLSVFQQFVGINVIFYYSTTLWRSVGFDESDALLTSVITSVTNILVTIVAILIIDKVGRRLMLLVGSAVMAVSLGTMALAFSFATLNGDGEAVLDAPWSTIALVAANLFVVGFGATWGPVVWVLLGEMFPNRIRAGALAVAAAAQWLANFVISTTFPIFAEIGLTFAYGFYAAFAVLSFVFVLWRVPETKGVELEDMPEELEVRKRGS, from the coding sequence ATGGCGAGCGACGGACACAGCAGGATCAACGCCCGAGTCGTCGGCATCGCGATCGCCGCCGCGCTCGGCGGCTTCCTCTTCGGCTTTGACACCGCCGTCATCAACGGCGCCGTGGACGCGCTCGCCGGCGAGTTCGCGCTCGACGCCGCCATCAAGGGCTTCGCCGTCTCGTCGGCGCTGCTCGGCTGCGTCGCCGGCGCCTGGTTCGCCGGCCAGATCGCCAACCGGTTCGGCCGCATCCCCGTGATGCTCGTCGCCGCCGTGCTCTTCCTCGCCTCGTCGATCGGCTCGGGCCTCGCGTTCGGGGTCGTCGACCTCATCGTGTGGCGCGTCATCGGCGGCCTCGGCGTCGGCGCGGCCTCCGTCATCGCACCCGCCTACATCGCCGAGGTGTCGCCCGCCCACGTGCGCGGTCGGCTCGGCTCGCTGCAGCAGCTCGCGATCGTGCTCGGCATCTTCGCCGCGCTGCTGTCGAACGCCGCGCTCGCCGCGGGCGCCAGCGGGGCAGCCGGCCAGCTCTGGTTCGGGCTGCCCGCCTGGCGATGGATGTTCATGGCTGAGGCGATCCCGGCGGTGATCTACGGGATCATGGCCATCCGGCTGCCCGAGTCGCCTCGCTTCCTCGTCGCACGCGGCGACGTCGACAAGGCGTCCCAGGTGCTGCTCGACTTCACCGGCGAGCCCGACGTCAACCTGCGCATCCAGCAGATCCGCACGTCCCTCGAGCGCGAGGACCGGGAGTCGCTGCGCGACCTGCTCGGGTCGCGGCTCGGGCTGAAGCCCATCGTGTGGGTGGGCATCCTGCTGTCGGTGTTCCAGCAGTTCGTGGGCATCAACGTGATCTTCTACTACTCGACGACGCTGTGGCGGTCGGTCGGCTTCGACGAGTCGGATGCGCTGCTCACGAGCGTCATCACGTCGGTGACGAACATCCTGGTGACGATCGTCGCGATCCTCATCATCGACAAGGTGGGCCGGCGCCTCATGCTGCTCGTCGGCTCCGCCGTCATGGCGGTGTCGCTCGGCACGATGGCGCTCGCGTTCTCGTTCGCGACGCTGAACGGCGACGGCGAGGCGGTGCTCGACGCGCCGTGGTCGACGATCGCGCTCGTCGCGGCGAACCTCTTCGTCGTCGGCTTCGGCGCGACGTGGGGCCCCGTGGTGTGGGTGCTGCTCGGCGAGATGTTCCCGAACCGCATCCGCGCCGGCGCGCTGGCCGTCGCCGCCGCGGCGCAGTGGCTCGCGAACTTCGTCATCTCGACGACGTTCCCGATCTTCGCGGAGATCGGCCTCACGTTCGCGTACGGCTTCTACGCCGCGTTCGCCGTGCTGTCGTTCGTCTTCGTGCTGTGGCGCGTGCCCGAGACGAAGGGCGTGGAGCTCGAGGACATGCCCGAGGAGCTCGAGGTGCGCAAGCGCGGCTCGTAG
- a CDS encoding HAD-IIA family hydrolase yields the protein MRDRSDIECWLTDMDGVLVHENHALPGAQALIEQWTDAGTEFLVLTNNSMFTPRDLAARLRASGLDVPEERIWTSALATAEFLKQQMPGGSAYVLGQAGIITALHDAGFTMTETDPDFVVLGEVRDYSFEAITKAIRLIDGGARFITTNPDATGPSPEGPLPATGSVAALITSATGKQPYVVGKPNPMMFRSALNKIGAHSENTGMIGDRMDTDIIAGMEAGLHTVLVLTGITTQASIDQFPFRPDEIVSGVHELVVAEPRESDVDAEPPHADV from the coding sequence ATGCGCGATCGCAGCGACATCGAGTGCTGGCTGACGGACATGGACGGCGTGCTCGTCCACGAGAACCACGCGCTGCCGGGCGCCCAGGCGCTCATCGAGCAGTGGACCGACGCGGGCACCGAGTTCCTCGTGCTCACGAACAACTCGATGTTCACGCCGCGCGACCTCGCCGCCCGGCTGCGCGCATCCGGGCTCGACGTGCCCGAGGAGCGCATCTGGACGTCGGCGCTCGCGACGGCCGAGTTCCTGAAGCAGCAGATGCCCGGCGGATCGGCCTACGTGCTCGGACAGGCGGGCATCATCACGGCGCTCCACGACGCGGGCTTCACGATGACGGAGACGGATCCCGACTTCGTCGTGCTCGGCGAGGTGCGCGACTACTCGTTCGAGGCCATCACGAAGGCCATCCGCCTCATCGACGGCGGTGCCCGATTCATCACGACGAATCCCGACGCCACAGGTCCGAGCCCCGAGGGTCCGCTGCCCGCGACCGGCTCGGTCGCCGCGCTCATCACCTCCGCGACGGGCAAGCAGCCGTACGTCGTCGGCAAGCCGAACCCCATGATGTTCCGCTCGGCGCTCAACAAGATCGGCGCCCACTCCGAGAACACGGGCATGATCGGCGACCGCATGGACACGGACATCATCGCCGGCATGGAGGCGGGCCTGCACACGGTGCTCGTGCTCACGGGCATCACGACGCAGGCGTCGATCGACCAGTTCCCCTTCCGCCCCGACGAGATCGTCTCGGGCGTGCACGAGCTCGTCGTCGCGGAGCCGCGCGAGTCGGACGTCGACGCGGAGCCGCCGCACGCCGACGTGTGA
- a CDS encoding GAF domain-containing protein — MDASPLSSMLDDAVGGAVVDDDRIRAALPDPDAAAAMRRLLDERERLVRRDVQLGAVMASTRDLLDVHEVDAMLQRIVDRAFALMGVDVAYLSTYVEREDQLYVRATRGIASPRFLGMVVPAGVGVASLAVRTRTPQWVEEYAQTTLPHDATIDDVLAEEGLRSLLGVPLVARDRVLGVLFAATREPHRFTADEIALLATFGGHAAIVLQVASLFEEVAAASALAAERQRQAEWAADLHAELARAAVDGAEPAAIVAALAAALDRPVALLDEQRRLVAGDAALVDAVPTLGRALAAASRDGVATTMRGPVELVAPVLASREQPGALLVGASDAPLDGVRRRTVERAALVLAFLAVQRSAVADAEDRVRGELALDLLDGDPEAALRRSAARGLALDAPWVAVAVPAAAEARARGLAVAGRRAAWLAAPTPEGLVVLVQGDDAASAAAEVLATLAGAADAVSPAAGPGASAAQERPLAVGATAPSLSSVRHAAARASASARLARGLGVGAAIDAAALAPYAGLFGDGADAAASIDAVLAPVLAWDADRGTALVETMRALLDARGSVQGAAAALRVHPSTVKQRAARIGTLLGPAWTDPEARFRVEVAVRLELARRALDG, encoded by the coding sequence ATGGATGCGTCGCCGCTGTCGAGCATGCTCGACGACGCCGTCGGCGGCGCCGTCGTCGACGACGACCGCATCCGGGCTGCGCTGCCGGACCCGGACGCGGCGGCCGCGATGCGGCGGCTGCTCGACGAGCGCGAGCGGCTCGTGCGTCGCGACGTGCAGCTCGGCGCCGTCATGGCGTCGACGCGCGACCTGCTCGACGTGCACGAGGTCGATGCGATGCTGCAGCGCATCGTCGATCGCGCGTTCGCCCTCATGGGCGTCGACGTCGCGTACCTCTCGACGTACGTCGAGCGCGAGGATCAGCTGTACGTGCGCGCGACGCGCGGCATCGCCTCCCCGCGGTTCCTCGGCATGGTCGTGCCGGCGGGCGTGGGCGTCGCGAGCCTCGCGGTGCGCACCCGCACGCCGCAGTGGGTCGAGGAGTACGCGCAGACGACGCTGCCGCACGACGCGACGATCGACGACGTGCTCGCCGAGGAGGGCCTGCGGTCGCTGCTGGGCGTGCCGCTCGTGGCGCGCGATCGGGTGCTCGGCGTGCTGTTCGCGGCGACCCGCGAACCGCATCGCTTCACGGCGGACGAGATCGCGCTGCTGGCGACCTTCGGCGGTCACGCGGCGATCGTGCTGCAGGTCGCGAGCCTCTTCGAGGAGGTCGCCGCGGCGTCGGCGCTCGCCGCCGAGCGGCAGCGACAGGCGGAGTGGGCGGCAGACCTGCACGCGGAGCTCGCGCGCGCAGCGGTCGACGGCGCGGAGCCCGCTGCCATCGTCGCCGCGCTCGCCGCCGCGCTCGACAGGCCGGTCGCACTGCTCGACGAGCAGCGTCGGCTCGTCGCGGGCGACGCGGCCCTCGTGGATGCGGTGCCCACGCTCGGGCGGGCGCTGGCAGCCGCATCGCGGGACGGCGTCGCGACGACGATGCGCGGTCCGGTCGAGCTCGTCGCGCCCGTGCTCGCCTCGCGCGAGCAGCCGGGCGCCCTGCTCGTCGGCGCATCCGACGCGCCCCTCGACGGCGTGCGCCGACGCACCGTGGAGCGCGCCGCGCTCGTGCTCGCCTTCCTCGCGGTGCAGCGTTCGGCGGTCGCGGATGCGGAGGATCGGGTGCGCGGCGAGCTCGCGCTCGACCTGCTCGACGGCGATCCCGAGGCCGCGCTGCGGCGCTCGGCGGCGCGAGGGCTCGCGCTCGACGCGCCCTGGGTCGCGGTCGCCGTGCCCGCAGCGGCGGAGGCTCGAGCCCGCGGGCTGGCGGTCGCCGGCCGCCGCGCCGCGTGGCTCGCGGCGCCGACGCCCGAGGGGCTCGTCGTGCTCGTGCAGGGCGACGACGCCGCGTCGGCCGCCGCCGAGGTGCTCGCGACGCTCGCCGGCGCGGCGGATGCCGTCTCCCCTGCCGCAGGCCCGGGAGCATCGGCGGCCCAGGAGCGCCCGCTCGCGGTGGGCGCCACGGCACCGTCGCTCTCGAGCGTGCGCCACGCGGCGGCTCGCGCGAGCGCGAGCGCCCGGCTCGCGCGCGGACTCGGCGTCGGCGCGGCGATCGATGCTGCGGCCCTCGCGCCGTACGCGGGCCTGTTCGGCGACGGCGCGGACGCCGCGGCGTCGATCGACGCCGTGCTCGCCCCCGTGCTCGCCTGGGACGCCGATCGCGGCACGGCGCTCGTCGAGACGATGCGCGCGCTGCTCGACGCGCGCGGATCGGTGCAGGGCGCCGCCGCCGCGCTGCGGGTGCATCCGAGCACGGTGAAGCAGCGAGCGGCGCGCATCGGCACGCTGCTCGGGCCGGCGTGGACGGATCCGGAGGCCCGCTTCCGCGTCGAGGTCGCGGTGCGGCTCGAGCTCGCCCGCCGCGCGCTCGACGGCTGA